In a genomic window of Octopus bimaculoides isolate UCB-OBI-ISO-001 chromosome 25, ASM119413v2, whole genome shotgun sequence:
- the LOC106874418 gene encoding uncharacterized protein LOC106874418 encodes MKKINKKSKQFGIIIEGTQNIQGKEQEVICVRYVNNYFEIEDVLGIYNIDSTTGKSLCQLILDVILCLQLLIQTLRCQTYDGAANMAGKHRGCQAVIKKIQPLAQYVHCGAHVSQLIAKSVQQASFIKNVPDFVNELGKLYSTSEKFKHAYLSQYDEENEVSLPRSLKPVCHTR; translated from the coding sequence atgaagaaaattaacaaaaaatctAAGCAGTTTGGAATAATTATTGAAGGTACACAAAATATTCAAGGTAAGGAACAGGAGGTCATTTGTGTTCGTTATGtgaataattattttgaaattgaagATGTTTTAGGAATCTACAATATAGACAGTACAACTGGTAAATCTCTTTGTCAACTGATTCTTGATGTAATTCTATGCCTTCAGTTACTAATTCAAACTCTTCGATGCCAGACATATGATGGTGCAGCTAATATGGCAGGTAAACAtcgtggttgtcaagcagtaataaAGAAGATTCAGCCTCTAGCCCAATACGTGCACTGCGGTGCTCATGTTTCTCAACTTATAGCTAAGTCCGTTCAACAAGCttcatttattaaaaatgttCCCGATTTCGTGAATGAATTGGGGAAACTATACAGTACATCAGAGAAATTTAAGCACGCGTATTTATCACaatatgatgaagaaaatgaagtatCGTTACCACGCTCCTTAAAACCTGTGTGCCATACTCGATAG